The DNA window GTTCGTCGTTCAGGTCGATGCGGCCGGACTTGACGATGTAGAGGGAGGAGAGGGGCTCTCCGGCGCGGCCCAGGGGATCGCCCTTTTCCAGGTACATCTCCCGCAGCACCTTGGTGGGCACGGTGCGCAGCAGGCTGATTTCCCGCGGGAAGAAGAGGTCGAAGACCCAGTCGATGAGGACGCGGATTTTCCGGTCCAGGCCGGGGAGCTTGTTCAGGTAGATGGCGCGCCACATGAGCCAGGCCAGGAAGCCGGAGAAGCGCAGCCCCATGATTTCCGCCACGGCCGTCTGGTGGCCGATGGCGGCCAGTTCCCCCTGGCTTTTGAAGGTGAAGGGCTTCGGCGCCTTCCCCTTTTGCACGGCGGCGATGTTCTTCCCCGCCAGCGTTCCCTGCCGCAGGGCGAACTGGGCGGTGGCCGGGCAGAGCCCGCCGCCCACGTAGGGGACGGCGGCGCAGTCGCCCAGGGCCCAGAGGCCGTCCCGCCCCGGGACGCGCAGGGTGGCGTCGACGGTCAGGCGGCCTTTGTCGTTCGGCAGGTTGTGCTTCTTGCAGAGGTCGAGGATGAGGGGGTGGGGCGCGTTGCCCACGGTGGTGACCACGGTGCGGCTTTCGAAGGAGGTGCCGTCGGTCAGAAAGACGCGGGTGGCCGTCACGGCCTGGACGCGGGAGTTGAGCAGGACGGTGATGCCGCGCTCGCGCAGTTTCCGCTCGCTGTAGGCGCCGAGTTTTTCGCCGATCGTGGGCATCAGATGGGGGCCGGAGTGGATGAGGATGACGCGCGGCGCGGCCTTTTCCAGGCCGGGATAGAAGCGGCGGACGCCCTGGAAGAGGTCCATTAACTGCCCGGCCGTCTCCACGCCGGAATAGCCGCCGCCGACGACGACGAAGGTGAGGAGGCGGCGCATTTCGTCCTCGCCGCGGGCCAGGTTGGCCTCCTCCAAGCGGTCCAGGATGGAGGAGCGCAGGGCGATGGCGTCGCCCACGGTCTTCATGGGCAGGCCGTGCTCCGCCATGCCAGGGACGCGCCGTAGGTCGACGACGCTGCCCAGCGCCAGCACCAGTTCCTTGAACTGGACCTCGGAGGTGCCGATGCAGTCCCCCGCGTGGAGGGTCAGCTTCCGGGCGTCGAGGTCGACGGCCGTTACCGTGCTGCAAAGGACGTTGACCCCCCGGCAGAACATCCGGTTGGGATTGACGACGTGGAGGGGGGAAAGGGAGGAGCCGCAGACCTCCGCCAGCATCGGCTGGAAGGTCATATAATTGGAGTCGGAGATGAGGGCGACGCGCTTGGCCCCCTCCGGTCCCAGCTGGCGGCGCAGGCTGCGGGCGGCGTAGACCCCGGCAAAGCCACTGCCTAGGATGGCCACATCGAATTGATGGTCAGGCATAAGGCGGCAACCTAAGGCTATTCCTTAATTAGTACAAGGGGATAGGAATAGTGCGCATATCCTATTGACTAAATAGATTACTGCGCGATTGTGGAGGCTATGTCTAAACCCTACCCACAAAAGTGGAGGAAGGCAGCCCTGGAGCCCGACGGCTCGGGACCGCTTCCGTTCCGGAGGGCCGTGCTCGGCCCGCTGGACCGGGTCGGCCCCGATCCGAAGTTCCCCAAGGCTCCGCTCCCCACGCGTTACCGCGAATGAAAAGCCATCTCTCTCTCCTCTGGCTTCTGTCCCTTTCCCTTTGGATCATGGCCCCCTGTACCATGCGGGCCAAGGACGCGACGCTCCTCAACGTCTCCTACGATCCGACCCGCGAACTCTATTCCCATATCGACGCCGCCTTC is part of the Verrucomicrobium sp. genome and encodes:
- a CDS encoding FAD-dependent oxidoreductase codes for the protein MPDHQFDVAILGSGFAGVYAARSLRRQLGPEGAKRVALISDSNYMTFQPMLAEVCGSSLSPLHVVNPNRMFCRGVNVLCSTVTAVDLDARKLTLHAGDCIGTSEVQFKELVLALGSVVDLRRVPGMAEHGLPMKTVGDAIALRSSILDRLEEANLARGEDEMRRLLTFVVVGGGYSGVETAGQLMDLFQGVRRFYPGLEKAAPRVILIHSGPHLMPTIGEKLGAYSERKLRERGITVLLNSRVQAVTATRVFLTDGTSFESRTVVTTVGNAPHPLILDLCKKHNLPNDKGRLTVDATLRVPGRDGLWALGDCAAVPYVGGGLCPATAQFALRQGTLAGKNIAAVQKGKAPKPFTFKSQGELAAIGHQTAVAEIMGLRFSGFLAWLMWRAIYLNKLPGLDRKIRVLIDWVFDLFFPREISLLRTVPTKVLREMYLEKGDPLGRAGEPLSSLYIVKSGRIDLNDEHGLVRSVGPGDYFGEKALLTDRRWLFNATAAQPTQLIALDGQSFVDLAGASQGIHRFFEKTSRRFARREEVTRRIEELPAAFHTMTAREFMSSPVVSLREGMTMGEVAGLARQHPFSSYPLLDPQNRLLGVVEHGDLTEVFRNPGITHATKIEDSKIPCVPASAVHEETLLPEALEQFSRSGASKLLVLNEAGTVTGILTLLDVAVRSQAEHENSNRD